A genomic segment from Aquibium oceanicum encodes:
- the mobC gene encoding plasmid mobilization relaxosome protein MobC, producing the protein MLGLLADGMRAIGGNLNQIARAINTGTVPTEGDLTGSIKDAHSVATTLASELAHMTRRSAAARRGEGA; encoded by the coding sequence GTGCTCGGCCTGCTCGCCGACGGCATGCGTGCGATCGGCGGCAACCTCAACCAGATTGCCAGGGCCATCAACACCGGCACGGTGCCTACCGAGGGCGACCTCACAGGCAGTATCAAGGACGCGCACAGCGTTGCGACCACGCTCGCATCCGAACTGGCTCATATGACACGGCGCTCTGCGGCTGCCCGACGCGGGGAGGGCGCCTGA
- a CDS encoding DUF736 domain-containing protein, which produces MATTIAQLTEKPDGSMEGVFATIRVNAPITVVPNTNKSHEDAPDYRVINKRTGFEIGAGWVSTSQRSGKDKTSFKLEAPEFGVIFGNLAPAPGGEENKKVILWNNPE; this is translated from the coding sequence ATGGCCACCACGATCGCACAGCTCACCGAGAAGCCCGACGGCTCGATGGAAGGCGTCTTCGCCACGATCCGGGTCAACGCCCCGATCACCGTCGTCCCCAACACGAACAAGTCGCACGAGGACGCCCCGGACTACCGGGTCATCAACAAGCGCACGGGCTTCGAGATCGGCGCCGGCTGGGTCTCCACATCACAGCGGTCCGGCAAGGACAAGACCTCGTTCAAGCTGGAAGCTCCCGAGTTCGGCGTCATCTTCGGCAACCTCGCTCCCGCACCCGGCGGCGAGGAAAACAAGAAGGTCATCCTCTGGAACAACCCGGAGTGA
- a CDS encoding DUF2493 domain-containing protein — protein MTYELPFDDAYEPYHASSPTDRVILELQMYGHRPHQDEPDPRPLPDDEVIRTGLAGIVETFAGMLGDTRLEPDLDDLLWSFANVFHRAAERVTRSLDRNEEAQRSSQREQDGSEVKSVELERLTAEGITYIERRNVLEIMRDEAADLYEAQTGSAWRPRSGSKVNHRNLTSAVIDSRDFLAARRRAETEILLPNGPKIALTGGLDFNDHNLIWDKLDQIHAKYEDMVLLHGGAKTGADLIADKWASTRNVTVVPFPPNFVKYPRKQAPFKRNDDLLEVMPIGVVVFPGGGIQANLRDKARRLGIPVWEFSGDGA, from the coding sequence ATGACCTACGAGCTTCCCTTCGATGACGCCTACGAGCCCTACCACGCTTCCTCGCCGACCGACCGCGTCATCCTCGAACTCCAGATGTACGGCCATCGTCCACATCAGGACGAGCCCGATCCCAGACCCTTGCCCGACGACGAGGTGATCCGCACCGGATTGGCCGGGATCGTCGAAACCTTCGCTGGCATGCTGGGCGACACCAGGCTCGAACCCGACCTCGACGACCTGCTCTGGTCCTTCGCCAACGTCTTCCACCGCGCGGCCGAACGCGTCACCCGCAGCCTCGACCGTAACGAGGAGGCACAACGGTCCAGCCAGCGCGAACAGGACGGCTCGGAGGTGAAGTCGGTGGAACTGGAACGGCTGACGGCCGAAGGCATCACCTACATCGAGCGCCGCAACGTCCTCGAAATCATGCGCGACGAAGCCGCCGACCTCTACGAGGCGCAGACCGGCTCGGCCTGGCGACCCCGCTCCGGCTCCAAAGTGAACCACCGCAATCTCACCTCCGCGGTGATCGACAGCCGCGACTTCCTCGCCGCCCGCAGACGGGCCGAAACCGAGATCCTGCTTCCCAACGGCCCGAAAATCGCGCTCACGGGCGGGCTCGACTTCAACGACCACAATCTGATCTGGGACAAGCTCGACCAGATCCACGCCAAGTACGAGGACATGGTTCTCTTGCATGGCGGCGCGAAGACCGGCGCGGATCTGATCGCCGACAAATGGGCGAGCACCCGCAACGTCACCGTCGTGCCGTTCCCGCCCAACTTCGTCAAATATCCCCGCAAGCAAGCGCCGTTCAAGCGCAACGACGATCTGCTCGAAGTGATGCCGATCGGCGTCGTCGTCTTCCCCGGCGGCGGCATCCAGGCGAACCTCCGCGACAAGGCGCGCCGGCTCGGCATCCCGGTCTGGGAGTTCTCGGGAGACGGCGCGTGA
- a CDS encoding WGR domain-containing protein: MQTEDAIHFHRIDPARNMARFYRMSSMPSLFGDICLVREWGRIGRAGRMRIDLYETAREAAAARQALSRVKRRRGYRDVSADG; this comes from the coding sequence ATGCAGACTGAAGACGCGATCCATTTTCACCGCATCGATCCTGCGCGCAACATGGCGCGGTTCTATCGCATGTCGTCTATGCCTAGCCTGTTCGGCGACATCTGCCTCGTGCGTGAATGGGGACGGATCGGCAGGGCCGGCCGCATGCGCATCGACCTCTATGAGACCGCGCGGGAAGCCGCCGCGGCACGCCAGGCGCTATCACGCGTCAAGCGGCGACGCGGATACCGCGACGTATCGGCTGATGGTTGA
- a CDS encoding strawberry notch-like NTP hydrolase domain-containing protein — MNIVTTTSAAAAAGPLATPNHDPAQRAAAILAAAGRLVYYLERGQPIGAATLRSTMTEALGGTDAQGHWSWKDAYEATEVAQVLFLRKFGAAITAQAQTRQAALAMLTKVAGHVPTHTRRSEESQALQQLSTPMPLAFVASRAAGIIADDVVFEPSAGTGLLAIWAELARASLSLNEYAPVRRALLADLFARATVTRHDAAHIDDYLDRRVRPTVVLMNPPFSAGIHVEGVVADAAWRHLTSAFARLAPGGRLVAITGSGLSSDNPRWRTAFERLQEQGTVLFSAAIDGSVYARHGTTVETRLTVIDKIAAGDPKTLAASRGTAPDLPTLLSWIGDLPPRSPSTSPTSIGALANGVLRGVAAKMAARKAADARRPAAVTTPSSRRTEHASKPRPLAPRAAPAPSEDDIVELFYELRDAPAVDPIAAADGIYEPYRVQSIHIPGAKPHPDKLVESVAMASVAPPKPSYRPHLPKRIVANGDLSDAQLESVIYAGEAHSGHLAGHWSTDATFDNLKTVAPDAEGAVRFRRGWFLGDGTGVGKGRQIAGILLDNWLKGRRRHVWISKSDKLIEDAQRDWSALGQEKLLITPLSRFRQGKPIKLKEGILFTTFATLRTDEREGKRSRVQQIVDWLTGADEPDLYPTDEPHIFDGVIVFDEGHALANAVGGKSDHGAKAPSQQGRAGLRLQRALPDARIVYDSATGAADVESLGYAERLGLWGSTDLPFVTRSEFISAVEDGGVAAMEVLARDLKAMGLYAARSLSFEGVEYDILEHELTPDQIRIYDSYAEAFQVIHTHLDAALEAAGITSKDGTRNKQAKAAARSAFESSKQRFFNHLLTSMKTPALIAATNRDLDEGLASVIQIVSTGAALTERRLAQIPTEEWADIQVDVTPREYVIDYLMHSFPVQLFEEYSDEKGDVFSRPVYDDAGNPVICRDAERRRDDLVERLGSLPAVPTALDQIVQTFGTDRVAEITGRSRRIVRRADSGSIARFAVENRPGSSNLDEARAFQDDEKGILVFSDAGGTGRSYHADLGARNQRRRRHNLLEAGFRAYVAIQGLGRSHRTNQKQPPWFRMIATNVKAERRFLSTIARRLDTLGAITRGQRQTGGQGMFRAEDNLESQYAHDALRQFYGLLHQGKIDGCSLTRFEAITGLSLTTEEGGLRDELPPMHTFLNRMLALTISMQNLLFESFEQLLAARIEGAIAAGIYDQGLETLSAESMTVKERRLIHTHPATGAQSHLLTIERLVRNRPTTLKEALSMAAFDPRATFMVNAKSRRAAVMIPTRSIMLEDGAVVPRVSLYRPMGDVRFEANQLKETNWEEADKQVFAEAWEAELTTIPAFTTSTLHIVTGLLLPIWKLLPRDHCKVFRLEIDGGGPIVGRLIAPSELSRLCRNFGIDQTQIIGADQAWKAVLNGSSIIGLAGDMTLRRVRVMNDYRVELAGFTPDMRDWLKSIGLFSELINWKLRFFVPTTEEGPAILARLLQRHRLIDVAGI, encoded by the coding sequence ATGAACATCGTCACGACCACATCGGCCGCCGCCGCGGCCGGCCCTCTCGCTACGCCCAACCATGACCCGGCGCAGCGCGCCGCCGCGATTCTCGCGGCCGCAGGCCGTCTCGTTTACTATCTGGAGCGTGGCCAGCCGATCGGAGCCGCCACCCTGCGCAGCACGATGACCGAAGCCCTCGGCGGCACCGACGCCCAGGGCCACTGGAGCTGGAAGGACGCCTATGAGGCGACAGAGGTGGCTCAGGTCCTGTTCCTTCGCAAGTTCGGCGCCGCCATCACCGCACAGGCACAAACCCGGCAGGCGGCGCTCGCCATGCTGACGAAGGTCGCCGGGCATGTGCCGACCCACACGCGCCGTTCCGAGGAAAGCCAGGCGCTCCAGCAGCTGTCGACCCCGATGCCGCTTGCCTTCGTCGCGTCCCGCGCCGCCGGCATCATAGCCGACGATGTCGTGTTCGAACCCTCCGCCGGCACCGGGCTTTTGGCAATATGGGCCGAACTCGCCCGCGCAAGTCTTTCCCTCAACGAATATGCGCCGGTTCGCCGCGCGCTTCTCGCGGACCTGTTCGCCCGCGCGACGGTGACGCGGCACGATGCCGCCCATATCGATGACTATCTCGATCGGAGGGTCCGTCCGACCGTCGTGCTGATGAACCCACCGTTCTCGGCGGGCATCCATGTCGAGGGCGTCGTGGCCGACGCCGCATGGCGCCATCTCACCTCTGCCTTCGCGCGTCTTGCGCCCGGCGGCCGCCTGGTCGCCATCACCGGCTCGGGCCTGTCTTCCGACAATCCCAGATGGCGCACCGCCTTCGAGCGCCTGCAGGAACAGGGCACGGTTCTGTTCAGCGCGGCGATCGACGGCAGTGTCTATGCACGGCACGGCACGACTGTCGAGACACGGCTCACCGTCATCGACAAGATCGCCGCCGGCGATCCGAAGACGCTGGCCGCCTCGAGGGGCACCGCGCCGGACCTGCCGACCCTGCTCAGCTGGATCGGCGATCTCCCACCGCGCTCCCCGTCGACGTCACCGACGTCGATCGGTGCGCTGGCGAACGGTGTCCTGCGCGGCGTTGCGGCGAAGATGGCCGCCCGCAAGGCGGCCGACGCGCGGCGACCGGCAGCGGTCACCACTCCGTCCAGCCGGCGAACTGAGCACGCCAGCAAGCCGCGCCCCCTCGCGCCCCGCGCAGCTCCTGCCCCCTCCGAAGATGACATCGTCGAACTCTTCTACGAATTGCGCGATGCGCCCGCAGTCGATCCCATCGCCGCGGCCGACGGTATCTACGAGCCATACCGGGTTCAGTCGATCCACATCCCCGGCGCAAAACCCCATCCCGACAAGCTGGTCGAGTCTGTCGCCATGGCCTCGGTCGCGCCGCCGAAGCCCAGCTATCGCCCGCATCTGCCCAAGCGCATCGTCGCCAATGGCGACCTGTCCGACGCCCAGCTCGAAAGCGTCATCTATGCCGGCGAAGCACACTCCGGCCATCTCGCCGGCCACTGGAGTACCGACGCGACCTTCGACAATCTCAAGACTGTCGCCCCCGATGCCGAAGGCGCGGTCCGGTTCCGGCGCGGCTGGTTCCTCGGCGACGGCACCGGCGTCGGCAAGGGCCGCCAGATCGCCGGCATTCTGCTCGACAACTGGCTGAAGGGACGCCGCCGCCATGTCTGGATCTCCAAATCCGACAAGCTGATCGAGGACGCCCAGCGTGACTGGAGCGCGCTCGGCCAGGAGAAGCTGCTGATCACGCCGCTCTCCCGGTTCCGGCAGGGCAAGCCGATCAAGCTGAAGGAAGGCATCCTCTTCACCACCTTCGCGACCTTGCGGACCGACGAGCGCGAGGGCAAACGGTCGCGCGTCCAGCAGATCGTCGACTGGCTCACCGGCGCCGATGAACCGGACCTTTATCCGACCGACGAACCGCACATCTTCGATGGCGTGATCGTCTTCGACGAGGGCCACGCGCTGGCTAATGCAGTCGGCGGCAAATCCGATCATGGCGCAAAGGCGCCCTCGCAGCAGGGCAGGGCGGGTCTTCGGCTCCAGCGCGCCCTTCCCGATGCCCGCATCGTCTATGATTCCGCCACCGGCGCAGCAGATGTGGAATCCCTCGGCTATGCCGAGCGGCTCGGCCTGTGGGGAAGCACCGATCTCCCCTTCGTGACGCGATCGGAGTTTATCTCCGCAGTCGAGGATGGCGGCGTCGCCGCCATGGAGGTGCTCGCCCGCGACCTCAAGGCGATGGGCCTCTACGCGGCGCGATCCCTTTCGTTCGAAGGCGTCGAATACGACATTCTCGAACACGAGCTGACGCCGGACCAGATCCGCATCTACGATTCCTACGCCGAGGCCTTCCAGGTGATCCATACCCATCTCGACGCCGCGCTCGAAGCGGCCGGGATCACCAGCAAGGACGGGACGCGCAACAAGCAGGCCAAGGCGGCAGCGCGCTCGGCCTTCGAAAGCTCCAAGCAGCGCTTCTTCAATCACCTGCTGACCTCCATGAAGACGCCGGCCCTGATCGCAGCGACCAATCGCGATCTGGACGAAGGCCTGGCCTCCGTCATCCAGATCGTGTCCACCGGGGCGGCGCTGACCGAACGCCGGCTCGCCCAGATCCCGACCGAGGAATGGGCCGACATCCAGGTCGACGTGACGCCGCGCGAATATGTCATCGACTATTTGATGCACTCGTTTCCGGTGCAGCTTTTCGAGGAATATTCCGACGAGAAAGGCGACGTCTTCTCGCGGCCTGTCTACGATGACGCCGGCAATCCGGTCATCTGCCGCGATGCGGAGCGGCGGCGCGACGACCTGGTGGAAAGGCTCGGCAGCCTGCCAGCCGTCCCCACGGCCCTGGACCAGATCGTCCAGACATTTGGCACCGACCGCGTTGCCGAGATCACCGGACGGTCACGCCGTATCGTCCGGCGAGCCGACAGCGGGTCGATCGCCCGCTTCGCTGTCGAGAACCGGCCTGGAAGCTCCAATCTCGACGAGGCGCGCGCCTTCCAGGACGACGAGAAGGGCATTCTTGTCTTCAGCGATGCCGGCGGTACGGGGCGCTCCTACCATGCCGATCTTGGTGCCAGGAATCAGCGCCGCCGGCGGCACAATCTGCTGGAGGCAGGTTTCCGCGCCTATGTCGCCATCCAGGGTCTCGGCCGCTCCCATCGCACCAATCAGAAACAACCGCCATGGTTCCGCATGATCGCGACCAATGTGAAGGCTGAACGGCGGTTCCTGTCGACGATCGCGCGCCGTCTCGACACGCTCGGTGCGATCACCCGCGGACAGCGGCAGACCGGCGGGCAGGGCATGTTCCGCGCCGAGGACAATCTGGAATCGCAATATGCCCATGATGCGCTGCGCCAATTCTATGGCCTGCTCCATCAAGGCAAGATCGACGGCTGTTCGCTGACGCGGTTCGAGGCGATCACCGGCCTGTCGCTGACCACCGAGGAAGGCGGATTGCGCGACGAACTGCCGCCAATGCACACCTTCCTCAACCGCATGCTGGCACTGACGATCTCCATGCAGAACCTGTTGTTCGAATCCTTCGAGCAGCTGCTCGCCGCGCGCATCGAGGGCGCGATCGCCGCCGGCATCTACGACCAGGGTCTTGAAACCCTGTCGGCCGAAAGCATGACGGTCAAGGAACGGCGCCTGATCCACACCCATCCGGCGACCGGCGCGCAGTCGCACCTTTTGACCATCGAGCGCCTCGTCCGAAACCGGCCGACGACGCTCAAGGAGGCCTTGTCGATGGCTGCCTTCGATCCCCGCGCCACCTTCATGGTCAATGCGAAGTCCAGGCGGGCCGCGGTGATGATCCCGACCCGCTCGATCATGCTCGAAGACGGGGCCGTGGTGCCGCGCGTTTCCCTCTACAGGCCGATGGGCGATGTCCGTTTCGAAGCAAACCAGCTCAAGGAGACGAACTGGGAAGAGGCCGACAAGCAGGTCTTCGCCGAGGCTTGGGAGGCCGAGCTGACGACGATCCCCGCGTTCACGACCTCGACGCTGCACATCGTGACCGGTTTGCTTCTGCCGATCTGGAAGCTGCTGCCACGCGACCACTGCAAGGTCTTCCGCCTGGAAATCGACGGTGGCGGGCCGATCGTCGGCCGGTTGATCGCACCATCGGAGCTATCGCGGCTGTGCCGCAATTTCGGAATCGATCAGACGCAGATCATCGGCGCCGACCAGGCCTGGAAAGCAGTGCTCAACGGATCCTCGATCATCGGCCTTGCCGGCGACATGACGCTACGCCGGGTCCGTGTGATGAACGACTACCGTGTCGAGCTGGCCGGGTTCACCCCCGACATGCGCGACTGGCTCAAATCGATCGGCCTGTTCTCCGAGCTGATCAACTGGAAGCTGCGCTTCTTCGTTCCGACCACCGAGGAGGGACCCGCCATCCTCGCCAGGCTCCTGCAGCGCCATCGCCTGATCGATGTCGCCGGCATCTGA
- a CDS encoding type II toxin-antitoxin system prevent-host-death family antitoxin produces the protein MRQFTTGDLNKQVGDVTDAASREPVVLTKHRKPRFVLMSYEHYERMRTGRDPRRAYHVADMPEEHQKLFAAEFERLARGEGYDDEP, from the coding sequence ATGCGGCAATTCACGACAGGCGATCTCAACAAGCAGGTTGGCGACGTCACCGATGCCGCCAGCCGCGAACCGGTTGTGCTCACAAAGCACCGCAAGCCGCGTTTTGTGCTGATGAGCTACGAACATTACGAGCGGATGCGCACCGGCCGCGATCCGCGTCGCGCCTATCATGTCGCGGATATGCCGGAGGAGCACCAGAAGCTCTTCGCTGCCGAATTCGAGCGGCTGGCGCGCGGCGAGGGCTATGACGATGAGCCGTGA
- a CDS encoding ParA family protein, whose translation MTVVIAAINGKGGAGKTTALMNIAGEYALRGGSVAMIDMDARNNLMKWWTDCQEKDAQPEGIEVYSHKTARGFERWMEGNAATFDHVLIDTPGEDTSLVDPVILAADLVISPIQASKREVMGAIDSFESMLRVNETRGRKCRHGVLRTRITVTVRHTELYRKVRPIIEDKVGTYLFRTEVFERNVYKDIHNGIGTLQMQEVTEAIAKARRETQALVEEVDALLAGTAVAGHAA comes from the coding sequence ATGACCGTCGTGATCGCCGCCATCAACGGCAAGGGGGGCGCTGGCAAGACCACCGCGCTGATGAACATCGCGGGCGAGTATGCCCTGCGCGGTGGAAGCGTCGCCATGATCGACATGGACGCCCGCAACAATCTGATGAAGTGGTGGACGGATTGTCAGGAAAAGGATGCCCAGCCTGAGGGCATCGAGGTGTACAGCCATAAGACTGCTCGGGGGTTCGAGCGCTGGATGGAGGGGAATGCGGCGACGTTCGATCACGTCCTGATTGATACGCCCGGCGAGGACACGTCGCTCGTCGACCCTGTGATTCTGGCGGCCGATCTGGTGATCTCGCCGATCCAGGCTTCCAAACGTGAGGTGATGGGAGCGATCGACAGTTTCGAGAGCATGCTGCGTGTGAATGAGACCCGCGGTCGCAAATGCAGGCACGGCGTGCTGCGGACCCGGATCACGGTGACGGTGCGCCACACGGAACTCTATCGCAAGGTCCGGCCGATCATAGAGGACAAGGTCGGCACCTATCTGTTCCGGACCGAAGTCTTCGAGCGCAATGTCTACAAGGACATCCACAATGGCATCGGCACGCTTCAGATGCAGGAGGTGACGGAAGCAATCGCAAAGGCGCGGCGTGAAACGCAGGCGCTGGTCGAGGAGGTTGACGCCTTGTTGGCGGGCACGGCGGTCGCGGGGCATGCGGCATGA
- a CDS encoding DUF7146 domain-containing protein, with the protein MSSASDLARRLGQYAEAVCRAYLSNGRRSGNHWIVGDVRNASGRSMHVRLKDSPKGPAGKWVDEATGEYGDLLDVIELSCGLVEFRDVADEARRFLNEPHPEPAAPSPGAQRHPAAQRGSADAARRLFAMSKPLAGTLAERYLAARGILLPTRERALRFHPDCFYRDLVTGQMSAFPALIAAVTDLDGRVTGIQRTWLDRAGAGKAHLEDPRRSLGHLLGNGIWLGLRPGAPIPVMAAGEGFETMASLRTVMPALPVAAATSASHLSSLSFPAGCRRLYIAADADAAGRHGIRRLSQRAGEAGILSMVLRPQLGDFNDDLRQLGPNQLAAWLADQLVPEDARCFLPSG; encoded by the coding sequence ATGTCGTCCGCCTCGGACCTGGCGCGCCGACTCGGCCAATATGCCGAGGCGGTATGCCGTGCATACCTCTCCAATGGACGTCGCTCGGGCAATCACTGGATTGTCGGCGACGTCCGCAATGCAAGCGGGCGGTCTATGCATGTCCGCCTGAAGGACAGCCCGAAGGGCCCGGCCGGAAAGTGGGTCGATGAGGCCACCGGTGAATATGGTGACCTGCTTGACGTGATCGAGCTCAGTTGCGGCCTCGTCGAATTCCGCGACGTCGCCGACGAGGCCCGCCGGTTCCTGAACGAACCGCATCCGGAACCTGCTGCTCCTTCCCCTGGCGCGCAGCGCCATCCGGCCGCGCAACGCGGCTCTGCCGACGCCGCGCGCCGGCTGTTCGCCATGTCGAAGCCGCTGGCCGGCACGCTTGCCGAACGCTATCTCGCTGCGCGCGGCATTCTCTTGCCCACGCGCGAGCGCGCCCTGCGTTTCCATCCGGACTGCTTCTATCGCGATCTCGTGACAGGCCAGATGTCCGCCTTCCCGGCGTTGATCGCAGCCGTGACCGATCTCGACGGGCGCGTCACAGGCATCCAGCGCACATGGCTCGACCGAGCGGGCGCAGGGAAGGCGCATCTCGAGGATCCCCGCCGCTCTCTCGGTCACCTGCTGGGCAACGGCATCTGGCTCGGCCTTCGACCCGGTGCGCCCATCCCGGTCATGGCCGCCGGCGAGGGTTTCGAGACGATGGCCTCGCTGCGCACCGTGATGCCGGCGCTGCCGGTGGCCGCCGCCACTTCGGCCAGCCACCTCTCCAGCCTGAGCTTTCCGGCCGGCTGCCGTCGCCTCTACATTGCGGCCGATGCGGATGCCGCCGGCCGACACGGCATCCGGCGTCTCAGCCAGCGCGCAGGTGAGGCCGGGATCCTGAGCATGGTGCTGCGCCCGCAGCTCGGGGATTTCAACGACGATCTGCGCCAACTCGGGCCGAACCAGCTCGCGGCGTGGCTCGCCGATCAGCTCGTTCCGGAGGATGCCCGCTGCTTCCTGCCGTCCGGATGA
- a CDS encoding helix-turn-helix domain-containing protein, producing the protein MAIKDIQTFIDNHGLVETEDSEVEKPIWRKPSFQGIRSLLDMERGLSRFLRERRDALNLNREQVGMMIGIHQEIYARHERAGAKLRVTRLLHLAELLGFSPFDAIYAAAPQFFGDSPEEAEVKSKLVQRILDLPAATAQNLLMLVEELSPDTVDDGASKAPKRRREP; encoded by the coding sequence ATGGCCATCAAGGACATCCAGACCTTCATCGACAACCATGGCCTTGTCGAAACCGAGGATTCCGAGGTCGAAAAGCCGATCTGGCGCAAGCCGTCATTTCAGGGCATTCGCAGCTTGTTGGACATGGAGAGGGGGTTGAGCCGCTTTCTGCGCGAGCGGCGCGATGCGCTGAACCTGAACCGTGAGCAGGTCGGCATGATGATCGGCATTCATCAGGAGATTTATGCGCGCCATGAGCGGGCGGGCGCCAAGCTCAGGGTCACCCGGCTTCTGCATCTGGCCGAGTTGCTGGGATTCTCGCCCTTCGATGCGATCTATGCGGCAGCGCCGCAATTCTTTGGCGACAGTCCGGAGGAGGCGGAGGTCAAAAGCAAGCTCGTGCAGCGTATCCTCGACCTTCCGGCCGCCACTGCACAGAACCTTCTCATGCTTGTCGAGGAATTGTCGCCCGACACTGTGGATGACGGCGCGTCGAAAGCCCCGAAGAGGCGACGAGAGCCTTAA